The Anastrepha ludens isolate Willacy chromosome 2, idAnaLude1.1, whole genome shotgun sequence genome contains a region encoding:
- the LOC128870357 gene encoding uncharacterized protein LOC128870357: MELQKRRSQKIFRGLQIFQKTFKPTGHDARGAESEELIKFCRNLTHFINTFKTAWNLPKLGNNELLLENYARYLGVILDSKLLWKHNVEERVKKASNALYACKRMLGVTWDLSPSMMHWCYTAVVRPILLYGTLVWWTATKTLTYLMPLERIQRLAALCITGAMKTTPTAALEMILRMPPIDLMAENLAAKSARRLMAAGVFTCRTFGHSSVGKWSSGGTDYMTPYFNWERRFRTTIEEEGWHKGMKPGHRTFHIYTDGSKTPDGVRAGIYCSKLGIRQPIKLPDHLTFKTA, from the coding sequence ATGGAGTTGCAAAAGAGGCGCTCCCAAAAAATCTTTCGAGGACTTCAAATTTTCCAAAAGACTTTTAAACCCACCGGGCATGACGCGAGAGGTGCGGAGAGTGAAGAACTTATCAAATTTTGTCGTAACTTGACACATTTTATCAATACTTTTAAAAcggcgtggaacctcccgaagctaggcaacaacgaactacttctcgaAAATtatgcgaggtacctcggagtaatactggacagcaaattgctgtggaagcacaacgttgaggagagggtgaaaaaggccagtaatgcgttgtacgcatgtaaaagaatgctgggcgttacttgggatCTATCACCCTCtatgatgcattggtgctacacagcagtagtCAGACCGATACTGCTGTATggaaccttagtatggtggactgcgacaaaaactttgacatacttaatgccgctggaaaggattcaacgactcgctgctctgtgcataacaggagcgatgaagaccactccaacggcggcgctggaaatgatactcagaatgccacctattgacctcatggcggaaaacctggcagcgaaatccgcgaggaggctaatggctgcaggggtattcacctgcagaactttcggtcacagctcagtaggaaagtggagctcaggtggcacggactacatgactccgtactttaattgggagagaaggtttcgcactacaattgaagaggagggatggcacaaaggcatgaaacctggccatagaacttttcacatctatacggacggctcgaaaactccagacggagtgagagcgggtatttactgctcaaaactaggaataaggcagcctatcaagctgccagaccacctAACCTTTAAAACGGCGTAA